A part of Halogeometricum sp. S3BR5-2 genomic DNA contains:
- a CDS encoding DUF309 domain-containing protein, translated as MERALRVGAAVFNEGDHHAAHDAWEEEWLPLEAGTADERLLHGLIQYTAAVYHARNRNWSGARGLAESAGEYLGGVAPDYREVNVGAVRAYLGRLAADPEFAERASPVPLTVGGVAVRAEDLSFEGVAEAARLLAADGERWDEGVVEDAARYGREEVEADASTTRFVALLFEFVGGGERRGLVYQRLREHTERRRGREEDVSGLFE; from the coding sequence ATGGAACGAGCGCTCCGCGTCGGCGCGGCGGTGTTCAACGAGGGGGACCACCACGCCGCCCACGACGCGTGGGAAGAGGAGTGGCTTCCGCTCGAAGCGGGGACCGCCGACGAGCGACTGCTGCACGGACTCATCCAGTACACCGCCGCGGTGTACCACGCGCGGAACCGCAACTGGAGCGGCGCGCGGGGACTGGCCGAGAGCGCCGGCGAGTACCTCGGCGGAGTGGCGCCCGACTACCGCGAGGTGAACGTCGGGGCGGTTCGAGCGTACCTCGGCCGCCTCGCCGCCGACCCGGAGTTCGCCGAGCGAGCGTCGCCCGTCCCGCTGACCGTCGGCGGCGTCGCCGTGCGCGCCGAGGACCTCTCGTTCGAGGGCGTCGCCGAGGCGGCGCGACTCCTCGCGGCGGACGGAGAGCGGTGGGACGAGGGCGTGGTCGAAGACGCCGCGCGCTACGGGCGCGAAGAGGTCGAAGCGGACGCCTCCACGACGCGGTTCGTCGCCCTGCTGTTCGAGTTCGTCGGCGGCGGGGAACGGCGCGGCCTCGTCTACCAGCGGTTGCGAGAGCACACGGAACGGCGGCGCGGGCGGGAAGAAGACGTGTCCGGGCTGTTCGAGTGA
- a CDS encoding helix-turn-helix domain-containing protein — MTDVKAVVRAEHPDIVLTQTVAHDRSSKVRSVSEAGTDPTSGKFFYQIESSDFSRFEDGLRDDSTVRGYERVIETRGEKAIYSFEYTDEAKVLSPVISAANGVVLDMENDGSAWILTVWIPERTDLVHLWDYAQQNGIDLDLLRVNEYDSLGSTDAGLTDSQRDALLVALETGYFEEPRDATLGEVAADLNISQPAASGLLRRGIRRLIVSSLMDDGEAPE, encoded by the coding sequence ATGACCGACGTCAAAGCGGTCGTCCGAGCCGAGCATCCGGATATCGTCCTCACACAGACCGTCGCACACGACAGAAGCTCGAAGGTCAGGTCGGTGTCCGAGGCGGGAACCGACCCGACGTCGGGGAAGTTCTTCTATCAGATAGAGTCCTCCGACTTCTCCCGGTTCGAGGACGGGTTGCGGGACGACAGCACCGTTCGCGGGTACGAGCGAGTCATCGAAACGAGAGGCGAGAAGGCTATCTACAGCTTCGAGTACACCGACGAAGCGAAGGTTCTCTCGCCGGTAATCTCGGCCGCCAACGGCGTCGTCCTCGACATGGAGAACGACGGAAGCGCTTGGATCCTCACGGTGTGGATTCCCGAGCGAACGGATCTAGTGCACCTCTGGGACTACGCGCAACAGAACGGCATCGACCTCGACCTCCTGCGCGTGAACGAGTACGATAGTTTAGGTAGCACGGACGCCGGATTGACCGACAGCCAACGAGACGCGCTTCTCGTCGCACTCGAAACCGGGTACTTCGAGGAACCCCGGGACGCGACGCTCGGCGAGGTCGCCGCCGACCTGAACATCTCTCAACCCGCAGCCAGCGGTCTCCTCCGACGCGGAATCAGACGACTCATCGTGTCGTCTCTGATGGACGACGGCGAAGCGCCGGAGTGA
- a CDS encoding ABC transporter ATP-binding protein produces the protein MSERATADRESGGKIRVRDIGKSYGSTRALEDVSLSVSEGEFCCIVGPSGCGKTTLLRAIAGLDDPDSGSILVDGNPVTDPGLDRGMVFQEYALFPWRTVRGNVRFGLDRPACECADCEARVRELVDLVGLDGFEDAYPKELSGGMKQRVGIARALAVDPEILLMDEPFGSVDARTRDRLHAELLDIWAQTEQTVVFVTHDIDEAVTLADRVVVMDADPGTVRSTLSIDVERPRERTAHEFVDYVARIRDELGGPADVGGKRRLGD, from the coding sequence ATGAGCGAGCGAGCGACCGCAGACCGGGAGTCCGGTGGGAAGATACGCGTTCGAGACATCGGCAAGTCCTACGGGTCGACGCGGGCGCTCGAAGACGTCTCACTGTCGGTCTCGGAGGGAGAGTTCTGCTGCATCGTCGGCCCGTCCGGGTGCGGAAAGACGACCCTGTTGCGTGCCATCGCCGGTCTCGACGACCCGGACAGCGGTTCGATCCTCGTCGACGGGAACCCGGTCACCGACCCGGGCCTAGACCGAGGGATGGTCTTTCAGGAGTACGCGCTGTTCCCCTGGCGAACCGTCCGGGGGAACGTCCGATTCGGTCTGGACCGGCCCGCCTGCGAGTGTGCGGACTGCGAGGCGCGGGTCCGGGAGTTGGTCGACCTCGTCGGTCTCGACGGGTTCGAGGACGCGTACCCGAAGGAGCTATCGGGCGGCATGAAACAGCGCGTCGGAATCGCCCGTGCCCTCGCCGTCGACCCGGAGATTCTCCTGATGGACGAGCCGTTCGGGAGCGTCGACGCGCGGACGCGCGACCGTCTGCACGCCGAACTGCTCGACATCTGGGCGCAGACCGAACAGACCGTCGTGTTCGTCACGCACGACATCGACGAGGCGGTGACGTTGGCGGACCGCGTCGTGGTCATGGACGCCGACCCGGGGACCGTGCGGTCGACCCTCTCTATCGACGTAGAACGCCCCCGCGAACGGACGGCGCACGAGTTCGTCGACTACGTGGCGAGGATCAGGGACGAACTCGGGGGCCCGGCAGACGTCGGCGGCAAGCGCCGTCTTGGCGACTGA
- a CDS encoding histone family protein, with protein sequence MSVELPFAPVDTIIRRNAGDLRVSADAAEELARRIQRRGSELAIDAAERARADGRKTLMASDFGVEQVVRRNELELPIAPIDRIARLDVDDRYRVSMDARIALADILEDYADNVAGAAAKLARHADRRTIQAEDIETYFSLFE encoded by the coding sequence ATGAGTGTCGAGCTACCGTTCGCACCGGTCGACACGATCATCCGCCGCAACGCCGGTGACCTTCGGGTCAGCGCCGACGCGGCGGAGGAACTCGCCCGCCGCATCCAGCGGCGCGGCTCGGAGCTCGCCATCGACGCGGCCGAACGCGCCCGCGCGGACGGTCGGAAGACCCTGATGGCGTCGGACTTCGGCGTCGAACAGGTCGTCCGGCGGAACGAACTCGAACTCCCCATCGCCCCCATCGACCGCATCGCACGCCTCGACGTCGACGACCGCTACCGCGTCTCGATGGACGCCCGCATCGCCCTCGCGGACATCCTCGAAGACTACGCCGACAACGTCGCCGGCGCCGCGGCGAAACTCGCTCGACACGCCGACCGCCGGACGATACAGGCGGAAGACATCGAGACGTACTTCTCCCTCTTCGAGTAG
- a CDS encoding energy-coupling factor ABC transporter ATP-binding protein — MHDVEFDIHPDEVVALVGGNGAGKSTLLEHLNATLVPDDGELVVDGTPITGDNRAHARKEVGFVFQDADTQLVAPTVLDDVMFGLRNYGVPADEAKQRAREALATVDASHLEERIPHYLSGGEKRLVGLAGVLVLDPSVVVLDEPLAGLDPERSRLVADRIRQIHRDGISVVLSTHDLDFVTEVADRVCVMADGNVVGSGTPREVFYDDALLAEANLHPPTAVRVARDAGLDAAARPVTEAELVALLAGTGEVETLQATPAGGSEASE, encoded by the coding sequence ATGCACGACGTCGAGTTCGACATCCACCCCGACGAGGTCGTCGCCCTCGTCGGCGGTAACGGCGCGGGGAAATCGACGCTCCTCGAACATCTGAACGCGACGCTCGTCCCCGACGACGGCGAACTGGTCGTCGACGGCACGCCGATTACCGGGGACAACAGGGCTCACGCGCGGAAGGAAGTCGGCTTCGTGTTTCAGGACGCCGACACGCAACTCGTCGCGCCCACGGTCCTCGACGACGTGATGTTCGGTCTCCGGAACTACGGCGTCCCCGCTGACGAAGCGAAGCAGCGCGCTCGCGAGGCGCTCGCGACCGTCGACGCGAGCCACCTCGAAGAGCGGATTCCGCACTACCTGAGCGGCGGCGAGAAACGCCTCGTCGGCCTCGCCGGCGTGCTCGTCTTAGACCCGAGCGTAGTCGTACTCGACGAACCCCTCGCGGGACTCGACCCCGAGCGCTCCCGGCTGGTCGCCGACCGCATCCGGCAGATTCACCGGGACGGAATCAGCGTCGTCCTCTCGACCCACGACCTCGATTTCGTCACCGAGGTCGCGGACCGCGTGTGCGTGATGGCCGACGGCAACGTCGTCGGGAGCGGCACGCCGCGGGAGGTGTTCTACGACGACGCGCTGTTGGCGGAAGCGAATCTTCACCCGCCGACCGCCGTCCGAGTGGCCCGCGACGCCGGACTGGATGCCGCCGCGCGGCCCGTGACGGAAGCCGAACTCGTGGCTCTGCTCGCGGGAACCGGCGAAGTGGAGACCCTACAGGCCACCCCGGCCGGTGGAAGTGAGGCGAGTGAATGA
- a CDS encoding ABC transporter permease yields the protein MSLGTDTDSDALVAAAEGDAKRYLRGCGGLLAFLLVWWVGATTTQPSYLVPSPLGSARAFLDLFATSTAVVVPVWGSSLTLPTGLAHLAETLFHYVPGLLVGAGCGIGLGLTMGWNGALDDWLRPLVRVLRPIPPLAWVVFAIVWFGIGHTGAAFIVFVGAFWINFYGAYGGVEGVSSDLTDAASTLGVERDLSMLKLVALPSAAPQVLTGFRTSIGRCWMIVVGAELFGAPGVGYEIINASNNLAMATSVAYMFLISLAFLCMDVGFRLVERRVLAWR from the coding sequence ATGAGCCTCGGAACCGACACCGACTCGGACGCCCTGGTCGCCGCCGCGGAGGGAGACGCGAAACGGTACCTCCGCGGATGCGGCGGTCTCCTGGCGTTCCTCCTCGTCTGGTGGGTCGGCGCGACGACGACCCAGCCGTCGTATCTGGTTCCGAGTCCGCTCGGTTCCGCGCGCGCGTTTCTCGACCTGTTCGCGACTTCGACCGCCGTCGTAGTCCCGGTCTGGGGCTCGAGTCTGACCCTCCCGACGGGGCTCGCGCACCTCGCGGAGACGCTGTTTCACTACGTCCCCGGCCTCCTCGTCGGCGCCGGGTGCGGAATCGGTCTCGGCTTGACGATGGGCTGGAACGGCGCGCTCGACGACTGGTTACGCCCGCTGGTCCGGGTGCTGCGGCCGATTCCGCCGTTGGCCTGGGTCGTCTTCGCCATCGTCTGGTTCGGCATCGGCCACACTGGCGCGGCGTTCATCGTCTTCGTGGGCGCGTTTTGGATCAACTTCTACGGGGCGTACGGCGGCGTCGAAGGCGTCTCGAGCGACCTGACCGACGCCGCGTCGACGCTCGGCGTGGAACGCGACCTCTCGATGCTGAAACTCGTCGCGCTTCCGAGTGCGGCCCCCCAGGTACTGACGGGGTTCCGAACGAGCATCGGTCGTTGCTGGATGATCGTCGTCGGCGCCGAGTTGTTCGGCGCGCCCGGCGTCGGCTACGAAATCATCAACGCGTCGAACAACCTCGCGATGGCGACCAGCGTCGCGTACATGTTCCTCATCAGCCTCGCGTTCCTCTGTATGGACGTCGGCTTCCGACTCGTCGAACGGAGGGTGCTCGCGTGGCGATGA
- a CDS encoding energy-coupling factor ABC transporter permease codes for MAHIHLGEGAFPLWALILWTLLGVGLVGAVVYRVRKGGLKTHQIALAGIGAAASFAIFQLNIPVWGGIHMNLTGLVGILAGPLLGTLIALVVNIFSAALGHGAVGLLGANTLVNATEAVVAYYAFKTLMRQDWDVFPASAGAATLGLSAGAFLMGAIIVVSGVNGSALPRGDLAIAVAGLVGLNLGVAVVEGILTGFIVQFLASVRPDLVGLADRGAREESSGVTA; via the coding sequence ATGGCACACATCCATCTCGGAGAAGGGGCGTTCCCGCTCTGGGCACTGATTCTCTGGACGCTTTTGGGCGTCGGATTGGTCGGTGCCGTCGTCTACCGGGTCCGGAAGGGCGGTCTCAAGACGCACCAGATCGCGCTCGCGGGAATCGGTGCGGCGGCGAGTTTCGCCATCTTCCAGTTGAACATCCCCGTCTGGGGCGGCATCCACATGAACCTCACCGGTCTCGTGGGAATCCTCGCCGGTCCGCTGCTCGGCACGCTCATCGCGCTGGTCGTGAACATCTTCTCGGCCGCACTCGGACACGGCGCGGTCGGTCTCCTCGGCGCGAACACGCTCGTCAACGCCACCGAAGCCGTCGTCGCCTACTACGCCTTCAAGACGCTGATGCGACAGGACTGGGACGTCTTCCCCGCGAGCGCCGGCGCCGCGACGCTCGGCCTCTCGGCGGGCGCGTTCCTGATGGGGGCAATCATCGTCGTCAGCGGCGTGAACGGGAGCGCGCTGCCTCGCGGTGATCTGGCCATCGCGGTCGCCGGTCTCGTCGGACTCAATCTCGGCGTCGCCGTCGTCGAGGGGATCCTGACCGGATTCATCGTCCAGTTCCTCGCGTCGGTTCGTCCCGATCTCGTCGGCCTCGCGGACCGCGGCGCCCGCGAGGAATCGAGCGGGGTGACGGCCTGA
- a CDS encoding histone deacetylase family protein, translated as MQFGYSETCLAHDTGKRHPETADRLRAIRRALAKRHGAEYVDASPATDEDVASVHDDDYVAEIREFCESGGGNWDPDTVASEETWDAALASAGLSQWAARTAVEGADARETPFALGRPPGHHAVEDDAMGFCFVNNAAVAAQTVLDADGVDVDRVAIFDWDVHHGNGTQDIFYDRGDVFYASVHEDGLYPGTGEVDERGAGDGEGATLNAPLAAGAGDADYQLLVEDVLRPTVERFDPDLFIVSAGFDAHRHDPISRMRVSTEGYARMTGGVRSIADDVDAGLAFVLEGGYGLDTLSEGVAIVHETFDGRTPLELEEEPDEETVSLADELRDAHGLDD; from the coding sequence ATGCAGTTCGGCTACAGCGAGACCTGCCTCGCACACGACACCGGCAAGCGGCACCCCGAGACGGCCGACCGTCTCCGGGCCATCCGCCGGGCGCTGGCGAAGCGGCACGGCGCGGAGTACGTCGACGCCTCGCCCGCAACCGACGAGGACGTCGCGTCGGTCCACGACGACGACTACGTGGCGGAGATTCGGGAGTTCTGCGAGTCCGGCGGCGGCAACTGGGACCCCGACACCGTCGCCTCCGAGGAGACGTGGGACGCCGCTCTCGCCTCGGCCGGCCTCTCCCAGTGGGCCGCCCGCACGGCCGTTGAGGGCGCCGACGCCCGTGAGACGCCGTTCGCGCTCGGCCGCCCGCCGGGACACCACGCCGTCGAAGACGACGCCATGGGTTTCTGTTTCGTCAACAACGCCGCCGTCGCCGCCCAGACGGTCCTCGACGCCGACGGGGTGGACGTCGACCGAGTCGCCATCTTCGACTGGGACGTCCACCACGGCAACGGCACGCAGGACATCTTCTACGACCGCGGCGACGTGTTCTACGCCTCGGTACACGAAGACGGCCTCTACCCCGGCACCGGCGAGGTGGACGAACGCGGCGCGGGCGACGGCGAGGGGGCGACGCTGAACGCCCCGCTGGCGGCCGGCGCGGGCGACGCCGACTACCAACTGCTCGTCGAGGACGTGCTCCGACCGACGGTCGAACGGTTCGACCCCGACCTGTTCATCGTCAGCGCCGGGTTCGACGCGCACCGGCACGACCCCATCTCGCGGATGCGCGTCTCCACTGAGGGGTACGCGCGGATGACCGGCGGCGTCCGGAGCATTGCGGACGACGTCGACGCCGGCCTCGCGTTCGTCCTCGAAGGCGGCTACGGCCTCGACACGCTCTCGGAGGGCGTCGCCATCGTCCACGAGACGTTCGACGGCCGGACGCCGTTGGAGTTAGAGGAAGAGCCCGACGAGGAGACTGTGTCGCTGGCCGACGAACTGCGCGACGCGCACGGCCTAGACGACTGA
- a CDS encoding cobalamin transport operon protein, giving the protein MQRWKQYGGLLGLFAACFAAGLWGFTSTGGALPWAKRSAQALQRGVQESGGALVDLGRGVVVAGPIRKGGMMFEYGALIAVLVVLGAGLYVYVDRYGGLDDGERPSR; this is encoded by the coding sequence ATGCAGCGCTGGAAGCAGTACGGCGGCCTCCTCGGGCTGTTCGCGGCCTGTTTCGCCGCCGGACTGTGGGGCTTCACGTCGACCGGCGGCGCGCTCCCGTGGGCGAAGCGTTCCGCGCAGGCCCTACAGCGCGGCGTGCAGGAGAGCGGCGGCGCACTCGTCGACCTCGGTCGCGGCGTCGTCGTCGCCGGGCCGATTCGGAAGGGCGGCATGATGTTCGAGTACGGGGCACTCATCGCCGTTCTGGTCGTTCTCGGCGCCGGGCTGTACGTCTACGTCGACCGATACGGCGGCCTCGACGACGGGGAACGCCCGTCCCGGTGA
- a CDS encoding DUF7564 family protein, whose product MKRLATSTCIGCGDPYLFTGTYKGNYCGDCHEAWSNRRSGRGRPKPRPMRSRVVSSVRRIVDEDDAPSRYDRE is encoded by the coding sequence ATGAAACGACTCGCCACCTCCACTTGCATCGGGTGCGGCGACCCGTACCTGTTCACGGGCACGTACAAGGGCAACTACTGCGGCGACTGCCACGAGGCGTGGTCGAACCGGCGGTCCGGTCGCGGGCGGCCGAAACCGCGCCCGATGCGCTCGCGCGTCGTCTCCTCGGTCCGACGCATCGTCGACGAGGACGACGCGCCGTCGCGGTACGACCGGGAGTAG
- a CDS encoding single-stranded DNA binding protein, which translates to MGAIEEVYDDLDTDVPFEEFEAAVNDKVEQMGGLADEETAAMLIAHELRDEEVEGVADIEPGMDDVKFLAKVMSIGELRTFERDGEDEDGRVVNVEVADETGRIRISLWDQMAEQALENLEVGQVLRVAGRPKDGYNGVEVSVDKVEPDSEAEIDVQTQDSYRVEDLSLGLSDVNLKGRVLSTDTVRTFDRDDGSEGRVANLTLGDPTGRIRVTLWDEKADLAEAFDAGVTVEVVDGYVRERDGDLELHVGNRGTVEELDEDVEYVPETTDIASLELDQTVDIAGGVIETDPKRTFDRDDGSEGQVRNVRVKDGTGDIRVAMWGEKADADIDLADYVVFTDVEIQDGWQDDLEASAGWRSTVSVMDEAPEGATGASAGAGADSDAGSGGRQSQSRGLDAFENGASSADASNGGDAGTKADATETDAEGAAVDAGDGAVEEFTGTVVQSGSPVVLDDGTETRSVETTESLQLGAEVTVRGPVREGRIDATDVKSVTR; encoded by the coding sequence ATGGGTGCCATCGAGGAGGTGTACGACGACCTCGACACCGACGTCCCGTTCGAAGAGTTCGAGGCCGCCGTGAACGACAAGGTCGAACAGATGGGCGGCCTCGCCGACGAGGAGACGGCGGCGATGCTCATCGCCCACGAACTCCGCGACGAGGAAGTCGAGGGCGTCGCCGACATCGAACCCGGCATGGACGACGTGAAGTTCCTCGCGAAGGTGATGAGTATCGGGGAACTCCGCACGTTCGAACGCGACGGCGAGGACGAGGACGGCCGCGTCGTCAACGTCGAAGTCGCCGACGAGACGGGCCGCATCCGCATCTCGCTGTGGGACCAGATGGCCGAGCAGGCCTTGGAGAACCTCGAAGTGGGACAGGTGCTCCGCGTCGCCGGTCGGCCGAAGGACGGTTACAACGGCGTCGAGGTCAGCGTCGACAAGGTCGAACCCGACTCCGAGGCCGAGATAGACGTGCAGACGCAGGACAGTTACCGCGTCGAGGACCTCTCGCTCGGTCTCTCGGACGTGAACCTGAAGGGTCGCGTCCTCAGCACCGACACCGTCCGCACGTTCGACCGCGACGACGGTTCCGAGGGTCGCGTCGCCAACCTTACGCTGGGCGACCCGACGGGTCGCATCCGCGTGACGCTGTGGGACGAGAAAGCCGACCTCGCGGAGGCGTTCGACGCCGGCGTCACCGTCGAAGTCGTCGACGGCTACGTCCGCGAACGCGACGGCGACCTCGAACTCCACGTCGGCAACCGCGGAACCGTCGAAGAACTCGACGAGGACGTGGAGTACGTCCCGGAGACGACCGACATCGCGTCGCTCGAACTCGACCAGACGGTCGACATCGCCGGCGGCGTCATCGAGACGGACCCCAAGCGGACGTTCGACCGCGACGACGGGTCGGAGGGACAGGTCCGCAACGTCCGCGTGAAAGACGGCACCGGCGACATCCGCGTCGCGATGTGGGGCGAGAAGGCCGACGCCGACATCGACCTCGCGGACTACGTCGTCTTCACCGACGTGGAGATACAGGACGGCTGGCAGGACGACCTCGAAGCCTCCGCCGGATGGCGCTCGACGGTCTCGGTGATGGACGAGGCCCCCGAGGGGGCGACCGGCGCCAGCGCTGGCGCCGGCGCCGACAGCGACGCCGGGAGCGGCGGACGGCAGTCGCAGTCGCGCGGCCTCGACGCGTTCGAGAATGGCGCGTCGTCCGCCGACGCGTCGAACGGCGGCGACGCGGGAACGAAGGCGGACGCGACGGAGACGGACGCGGAAGGCGCGGCCGTCGACGCCGGAGACGGCGCCGTCGAGGAGTTCACCGGCACCGTCGTGCAGTCGGGCAGTCCCGTCGTCCTCGACGACGGGACGGAGACGCGGAGCGTCGAGACGACCGAGAGCCTCCAACTGGGCGCCGAGGTGACCGTCCGCGGACCGGTCCGCGAGGGTCGCATCGACGCCACCGACGTCAAGTCGGTCACGCGCTGA
- a CDS encoding energy-coupling factor transporter transmembrane component T family protein, with protein sequence MTALSNHVPDPRLITAFAERRDGPLHRVNPWTKVGVVGALVLAVTVFDRLALLAGLYGTVLFVYGLAGLPYRRLIGWYTLPLLFIVSVAGPLAFLEPGVPIGGALSTPLGELSVTWAGLALFAELGCRSLVVVTFTLTASMTTKYTDVAYLLGRLLPRPIDQIALLTYRFTFVMIETLEDLVKAVSSRGANLSEFWSNKRLYARILGMTMLSAIEQSERLVKSMEARGYNGDITLYGDVPRPPARELFVVVGSYVAVVGYAAVAVYGVGV encoded by the coding sequence GTGACGGCACTCTCGAATCACGTTCCGGACCCCCGCCTCATCACCGCGTTCGCGGAGCGTCGGGACGGACCGCTGCACCGCGTCAACCCGTGGACGAAGGTCGGGGTCGTCGGCGCACTCGTCCTCGCGGTCACGGTGTTCGACCGCCTCGCGCTCCTGGCCGGACTGTACGGCACGGTGCTCTTCGTCTACGGCCTCGCTGGACTCCCGTACCGCCGCCTGATCGGCTGGTACACGCTTCCGCTCCTGTTCATCGTCTCCGTCGCCGGACCGCTGGCGTTCCTCGAACCGGGCGTACCGATCGGCGGCGCGCTCTCGACGCCGCTCGGCGAACTCTCGGTCACGTGGGCGGGCCTCGCGCTCTTCGCGGAACTCGGCTGTCGGTCGCTCGTCGTCGTCACGTTCACGCTGACGGCGTCGATGACCACGAAGTACACCGACGTCGCGTACCTGCTCGGGCGATTGCTGCCCCGACCGATCGACCAGATCGCGCTTCTCACCTATCGATTCACGTTCGTCATGATCGAGACGCTCGAAGACCTGGTGAAGGCCGTCAGCTCTCGGGGAGCGAACCTCTCGGAGTTCTGGTCGAACAAACGGCTGTACGCGAGGATCCTCGGGATGACCATGCTGTCGGCCATCGAGCAGTCCGAACGGCTCGTCAAGTCGATGGAAGCCAGAGGATACAACGGCGACATCACGCTGTACGGCGACGTCCCCCGGCCGCCGGCCCGCGAACTGTTCGTCGTGGTCGGTTCGTACGTCGCCGTCGTCGGCTACGCGGCGGTCGCGGTCTACGGGGTGGGAGTGTGA
- the cca gene encoding CCA tRNA nucleotidyltransferase, whose amino-acid sequence MPESDTEELSRVVARVRERIDPDATERAALSEAVDALSARVEEALDELGVAADVVQVGSTARGTWVSGDRDIDLFVRFPEETDRESLERYGLALGNEVLPNGREEYAEHPYVTGEFEGFDVDLVPCFDVEDGASLRSAVDRTPHHNRYLEARLDDELAAEVRVFKRFLKGIGAYGSDLRTRGFSGYLTELLVLEHGGFESLLRAAADWHPPVEFDPERHGTRSFDDPLVVVDPTDPTRNVAAVCTAENVARLQHYAREFLADPRVEVFFSDDPDPLSAEEVREHVRRRGTEPLAIAFDAPDVVEDQLYPQLYKSIAGVESELGRRGFDPLRTATFADDRAVLFVELAHRTLPNVERHGGPPVHVREHAEGFYDAYAGDADGNGERDGDDDSNTYGPFLDGDRYAVEREREFTDAVDLLESEALFEVGLGSHVESSLADGYEILADEDVGELADEFGVELARYFDPRP is encoded by the coding sequence ATGCCCGAGTCGGACACCGAGGAACTCTCGCGCGTCGTCGCCCGCGTTCGCGAGCGGATCGACCCGGACGCGACCGAACGGGCGGCGCTCTCCGAAGCCGTCGACGCGCTCTCCGCTCGCGTCGAGGAGGCGCTCGACGAGTTGGGCGTCGCGGCCGACGTCGTGCAGGTGGGGTCGACGGCGCGCGGGACGTGGGTCTCCGGTGACAGGGATATCGACCTGTTCGTGCGCTTTCCGGAGGAGACGGACCGCGAGTCGCTAGAGCGCTACGGGTTGGCCCTCGGCAACGAAGTCCTTCCGAACGGGCGGGAGGAGTACGCCGAGCACCCGTACGTGACCGGCGAGTTCGAGGGGTTCGACGTGGACCTCGTCCCCTGTTTCGACGTCGAGGACGGCGCGTCGCTCCGGTCGGCGGTCGACCGGACGCCGCACCACAACCGGTATCTTGAGGCTCGCTTGGACGACGAACTCGCCGCCGAGGTGCGCGTGTTCAAGCGGTTCCTGAAAGGCATCGGCGCGTACGGCAGCGACCTACGAACGCGGGGGTTCTCCGGCTACCTCACGGAGTTGCTCGTCCTCGAACACGGGGGGTTCGAGTCGCTGCTTCGGGCCGCCGCCGACTGGCATCCGCCGGTCGAGTTCGACCCCGAGAGACACGGCACGCGGTCGTTCGACGACCCCCTCGTCGTCGTCGACCCGACGGACCCGACGCGGAACGTCGCCGCCGTCTGTACGGCCGAGAACGTCGCCCGCCTGCAACACTACGCGCGCGAGTTCCTCGCCGACCCGCGCGTCGAGGTGTTCTTCAGCGATGACCCCGACCCGCTCTCGGCGGAGGAGGTGCGCGAACACGTCCGCCGACGGGGGACCGAACCGCTGGCGATAGCGTTCGACGCCCCCGACGTGGTCGAAGACCAACTCTACCCGCAACTGTACAAGTCCATCGCGGGCGTCGAATCGGAACTGGGTCGAAGGGGGTTCGACCCCCTGCGGACGGCGACGTTCGCGGACGACCGGGCCGTCCTGTTCGTCGAACTCGCCCACCGGACGCTCCCGAACGTCGAGCGCCACGGCGGCCCGCCGGTGCACGTCCGGGAGCACGCCGAGGGATTCTACGACGCCTACGCGGGCGACGCTGACGGTAACGGAGAAAGAGACGGTGACGACGACAGTAACACCTACGGCCCGTTCCTCGACGGCGACCGCTACGCCGTCGAACGCGAACGCGAGTTCACCGACGCCGTCGACCTGCTGGAGAGCGAGGCGCTGTTCGAGGTGGGGCTCGGTTCGCACGTCGAGTCGTCGCTGGCGGACGGATACGAGATACTGGCCGACGAAGACGTCGGAGAACTCGCCGACGAGTTCGGCGTCGAACTCGCGCGGTACTTCGACCCGCGGCCCTGA